In Methanobrevibacter sp., the sequence TGATGTAGACGGCATTTTATCAACTGACCCCCGAAAAATAAGTGAAGCAAAGCTATTGGAGAGCATTACAGTTGATGAGATGAAGACTCTCGCAACACATGGTGCTCAGGTACTGCATCCCCATGCACTTGATTTTAAAAATCCGAATATCTCTGCTAAAATTATTAATTTTGAAAATGGAGACTTAAGCTCTGACGGAACATACATTACAGGACCTAAAGATTATAAATCAATTGATTTATTTGAAAATCCCGTTGCATCCATAACCATTGTTGGAAAAGATCTTTTAAAGAAAGTGGGAATTGTATCTACACTTACCAACATTCTTCTGGACAATGGAATTAATCTTTTTAAGATGAATCCCCACCACAATTCAATAACTGTTTTTATTGATAGTGCTGATGCAAACAAGGCGTATTCATTATACCATGACCACGTAATTAAAAATAAGGATTTGAGTTCAATTTCACGCGGGAAAGATACTGCAATGTACAGTATAACCGATTCCGAGATTAACGAGCTTACCTTAGCCAATCTTTTAACCAAAAATAACATTGATGCCATTTTAATTAATTATACAAAAACCGAAATACTGTTATTTGTTGATTGGGAGCTTAAAGATAAAGTTTCTAAATTACTTGATATAGATTAGTTTTAGAAAAACAGCCATTTTTAGCAGATGAGTTTAGCATTATGATTTTATTTTATAATCAAGTAACATCAAACAGTTCAAGCATTAATTTAATTAATGGTTCCTTGAAATAAAAAGCAGAAATAGAAAATGCCCCTATGAAAAAATCAGATTTAATAAAAAAAATTCGAAGATTGATAAAAACAACTTCGAATTGGCCTTTTTCACGACTTGTTAATCAGCCAATTAATAATTATTAATTTTCTATAATATAAATTAACTGGTTATATTCTGAGAAGTAAATAAAACAAAAAAAATGTTTTATATTCTTTAAAAAAAACTATAATTTAAATCCTGTGCCTACAAACTGAGCAACATCACGGCCAACATCATCACAAATATTTACAATGATTACAGATGATGTCCTTCCGCTTTTACGGCAAGTCGCCTCGGCAATCAGTTTATC encodes:
- a CDS encoding aspartate kinase gives rise to the protein MDLIVAKFGGTSVGNGERIKKAAESIVKEYLKGNQIVVVVSAVNKTTDDLISLTNDAIAYNLTDKQHAEIVGMGERISVRLFAAALESLGVKSQFIDPYSELWPIITDSSYLEAKVDYEKTNEKVNNLRDLLNHGIVPVICGFLGKCNDQITTLGRGGSDITAFLIGECLNANEVVIVTDVDGILSTDPRKISEAKLLESITVDEMKTLATHGAQVLHPHALDFKNPNISAKIINFENGDLSSDGTYITGPKDYKSIDLFENPVASITIVGKDLLKKVGIVSTLTNILLDNGINLFKMNPHHNSITVFIDSADANKAYSLYHDHVIKNKDLSSISRGKDTAMYSITDSEINELTLANLLTKNNIDAILINYTKTEILLFVDWELKDKVSKLLDID